DNA from Pichia kudriavzevii chromosome 5, complete sequence:
GATCTCATTCTGCCTGACTTAACCAAAACAGACAAATCCTTAATATAACCCTTTCCATCGACAAATATACAAGAGTCCCTGTAAAACCTCTTGGAGAATATCCGTGTTGgcatttccattttggaaCGTTTGAtggatttcttcaacatatCTTTTGCCAGCACCTGCTCTTCCAAATAATCTATTACCGGGTCAGCATATTCTTTGATTGACGCTGTGAAGCATACCAAATCAAACCATTGGTACACCACTGACAGAAATTCCTCCACGTATGGACGTTTATAGATATGGTATAAGGTTGGAATACTGCCCTTTACTTTTACCTCAATGGCTCGTCCTTTTTTACTGTAAGTTGACGAGTTGTATCTGGAGAGGGAATGAATCAAGGTTTCATCCAAATCCAGCACTAATGTTTTCCTTGGCAGTTGAGGTGGATTGttaatatcaaaatcaaacagtAATTTGGGAAATAcaaacttcttttttcggcgtgtttttttcttctgcaaGAGTAGTTTATCTGTATCCGATGACTTAGCCTCCTTTGGATTTGAGTCAAGAGGTGATTTAAAGTAATCGTCATTCTCCAAACCCATATCTTCCTCCACAATTGTGGGAATCGTATATTGTGAGGTGTATCTCCCCTTGGCAGATGCCAATGGCTGCTGTTCCTGGACGTTTTTCTGTAACTCTTCAAGTAAGCTCTCGTCACAGCCGTCGTCACCGTTCACCCTGCTGGGCTCTTCTTCCCCCCGATCATTCTCAATCCCAGTCTCACTAAAATGCTGATCTGAAAACTCATCATTTTCCTCCTGTATGAAAAAGCAATGCAGCAACATCACAACAAGTCGGAACGGATATGCCATTGTCAGAAAGAGTATGCATTTCACGTAATACAACGGATAGTAGATCGTATACTTGGGCACAAACACAAGCACGGAGTAGATGTGATCCGCAAAAGTTTTGTTGGGCAATACCCCAACTTGTGGGGATTGGTTTTCTGATGCAGACACCATTATTTCCTTAACAGTGAAGTCTGGCTCTTGCTTCTCCTTGCGTCGGTACAAGGACGAAACATAGCTGAGGGAGTTCATCGTACCTTAGGGTTCTCGCTGGCAGGGAGGCAGACTAAGGACCGTTGGATCTTGTCTAATCAAAGGTCTTGTACATCAACATCTGGATGATCCTatacataaaaaaaaaaaaaaaagtctcTACTTCTCCGTATATGGAAAAGTGTTGAAGTTGCAAGTTTCGGATAAAGAATTTGGTTTTTCATGTCGCGGACGATTTGTTCGTTTTCGCCaactccttttttttttcctccctCTTGTTTGACCAATTGCCATTAAAAAAGGTAGTGAAGTTTTAAGTGTAGAAGGAGGTCCACATCTAGGACTAATATATTTACCAGGAACGATACCTATGACAATGGAGACAGTGCGGACGCATGTGTTGGAACAGCATGGAATTGTGATACTTTGTGTTGCGGATGTACGCGGGAATCTCTCTTTATTTAACGAGCTGGCAGACCAATACCATCCTGACGTTATTATCCATACGGGGAACTTTGGGTTTTTAGATTCGGAGAGCATCGAACGTATCCATGAGTCTTATCTTCGACATATAGTTGAGTTTTCGCCGTTGTTGTCGCCGGACCTTATTTTGAAGATCTCGGAACTATCCAAGGTATCTGGAGATGCCGTTCAACATCTATCCAATGACAatatgaatttgaagaccTTGTTGCAAGGCCAAGACATCAGTGAGCTGTCCAAGTTTCTCAGTGGAGAATTGAAGCTCAATGTACCCGTGTATGCGATCTATGGTATGTGCGAGGACTCCTATGTGATCAACAAGTTTCGGTACGGAGAATACAGTATTCCTAATCTTTACATCATTGATGACTCGAAATTACATGTGGTTCAGATCAAAGACCAGCCTATATTACTCTCGGGGATAGGTGGGTCGTTATCTTACCATAAGCTGTTCCACCAGGGAACAACACATGGTGCCCATAGGAGCAATGAGATTATCCCCATTTCGGGCGACCCGGGAAACATTTGGATCACCATGCTCCAATTGGGGAAGTTGATGGACTCATTGGTACGATATTCGCAAGAGTATCCTCATATGTACAACAAGGCCATTAAATTTTTCGTTACGCATCAGTCACCGACAAGGGAACCGCTACTTGAACATTTGTcgatatttttcaagatggACTATACCATATCGAATTCTCTCCATTTCAAGTATATCTCGTCATACAATGCACTAACCGTTAGTTTGTCATTCGAGTCGTATAAGTTGAAGTTTGCCGAGGCACGGACCAAGCTTGCCAAAATATGGGGGAAGGTGCAGAAGAAGTATGAACGGTTGTTGTTACAACTACCGCAACTGGTGTCATATATCGATCTTGCCCTATGCATATACGACAAGATCCCCACCAAGCCACTGGATGACCTTCCGCTTCTTGCTCTGTCGCCGACGGTGAAGGAGTCTCTCGAGGTTGAGACGCCGCTGCAGAGTTTGAACTC
Protein-coding regions in this window:
- a CDS encoding uncharacterized protein (PKUD0E05350; similar to Saccharomyces cerevisiae YHR004C (NEM1); ancestral locus Anc_2.530), whose amino-acid sequence is MNSLSYVSSLYRRKEKQEPDFTVKEIMVSASENQSPQVGVLPNKTFADHIYSVLVFVPKYTIYYPLYYVKCILFLTMAYPFRLVVMLLHCFFIQEENDEFSDQHFSETGIENDRGEEEPSRVNGDDGCDESLLEELQKNVQEQQPLASAKGRYTSQYTIPTIVEEDMGLENDDYFKSPLDSNPKEAKSSDTDKLLLQKKKTRRKKKFVFPKLLFDFDINNPPQLPRKTLVLDLDETLIHSLSRYNSSTYSKKGRAIEVKVKGSIPTLYHIYKRPYVEEFLSVVYQWFDLVCFTASIKEYADPVIDYLEEQVLAKDMLKKSIKRSKMEMPTRIFSKRFYRDSCIFVDGKGYIKDLSVLVKSGRMRSSSLSSNVSGRSTSKGISKEKDYSKVIIIDNSPISYVKHQDNGLMIEGWINDPDDTELMNLLPLLHSLRFVSDVRCILGLKSGQQAFRQ
- a CDS encoding uncharacterized protein (PKUD0E05355; Pfam Domains: DUF2433(1.9e-07)) is translated as MTMETVRTHVLEQHGIVILCVADVRGNLSLFNELADQYHPDVIIHTGNFGFLDSESIERIHESYLRHIVEFSPLLSPDLILKISELSKVSGDAVQHLSNDNMNLKTLLQGQDISELSKFLSGELKLNVPVYAIYGMCEDSYVINKFRYGEYSIPNLYIIDDSKLHVVQIKDQPILLSGIGGSLSYHKLFHQGTTHGAHRSNEIIPISGDPGNIWITMLQLGKLMDSLVRYSQEYPHMYNKAIKFFVTHQSPTREPLLEHLSIFFKMDYTISNSLHFKYISSYNALTVSLSFESYKLKFAEARTKLAKIWGKVQKKYERLLLQLPQLVSYIDLALCIYDKIPTKPLDDLPLLALSPTVKESLEVETPLQSLNSVIRHLNDLYYVSFQHAWHYNICDVGCGSLILELDNGTMKMNAISKGFNFSFRKE